The following proteins come from a genomic window of Bactrocera tryoni isolate S06 chromosome 1, CSIRO_BtryS06_freeze2, whole genome shotgun sequence:
- the LOC120766563 gene encoding clathrin interactor 1 isoform X2 — protein sequence MVDKFISMWKVRELADKVTNVVMNYTEIEGKVREATNDDPWGPTGPLMQELAHATFSYESFPEVMSMLWKRMLQDNKSNWRRTYKSLLLLNYLVRNGSERVVTSSREHIYDLRSLENYTFTDEGGKDQGINVRHKVRELIDFIQDDERLREERKKAKKNKDKYIGMSSDAMGMRSMSAQSGGYNDWRAQRSDFGDNWYSDARGGDRYEDEDAQYEGEREYSDSDSPSPRRANRYNDRSSPADFGIEAKPNSINMNIRPKSALNNTPSSNARQPAAKPVVGSKKIDMGAAANFGKMSPSAAGIHSPTHRDTPISGGDDLIGSNGNEEGGVGSIDNNNILGVQQKVISGNNNNNLLDDIFKTCPAPNDKTLTSAAITTDDLDDFNPRAIESKQSQEFGDFTSAFDSGALPELPTTNIVGASDEFADFSSFQGSSASNTHRVLDNSSLTTATPANDSFDLFSGTSATSAESATTGASTTTDLLAGLGDLSIHQSMPMDNILPPISSNNNSDLLQPISASNIQQQQQALGESINRSRQVGAQNVGATWSENLNTGDLKIDLDNLLNSKSNKSNVPAPSMNALKTQSPTKHIGSGGSVGNNNVPSTMQTTSFNAFGGGGISPLTGSGFGTPNVVQNSAVLPSATIGIPGTFFAPTSQNIPPQSQQTTSTPAVTSQMFANFSAMNLEQPQHQKSGGNSNNNQVQAHGFDIFQ from the exons ATGGTTGATAAATTCATTAGCATGTGGAAGGTACGCGAATTGGCTGATAAAGT AACCAATGTCGTTATGAATTATACGGAAATCGAAGGAAAGGTGCGTGAAGCAACAAATGATGATCCCTGGGGACCCACAGGACCTTTAATGCAGGAATTGGCTCATGCAACTTTTTCATATGAAAGTTTTCCGGAAGTCATGTCCATGCTATGGAAACGCATGCTACAAGACAATAAATCTAACTGGCGACGAACTTATAAG AGCTTACTACTGTTGAATTATTTGGTACGTAATGGTTCAGAGCGTGTGGTGACATCATCTCGCGAACATATTTACGACTTACGATCGTTGGAAAACTACACATTCACCGATGAAGGTGGCAAGGATCAGGGTATTAACGTTAGACATAAG GTTAGAGAATTAATAGACTTTATACAGGACGACGAACGTTTGCGCGAAGagcgaaaaaaagcaaaaaagaataAGGATAAATACATAGGTATGAGTAGCGATGCAATGGGCATGCGAAGTATGAGTGCACAAAGTGGTGGTTATAACGATTGGCGTGCACAGCGCAGTGATTTTGGTGACAATTGGT ATTCCGATGCACGCGGTGGTGACCGATACGAAGATGAGGATGCACAGTATGAAGGCGAGCGGGAGTATTCCGATAGTGATTCGCCGAGCCCTAG GAGAGCAAATCGCTACAATGATCGTTCGAGTCCCGCTGATTTTGGCATAGAGGCCAAGCCGAATTCTATTAACATGAATATACGTCCCAAATCCGCTCTCAACAACACTCCATCTAGTAATGCAAGGCAGCCAGCTGCAAAGCCAGTTGTTGGAAGTAAAAAAATTGACATGGGAGCTGCAGCAAACTTTGGTAAAATGTCACCAAGTGCGGCGGGTATACATTCGCCTACTCATCGAGATACGCCCATCAGTGGTGGGGATGATTTAATTGGTAGCAATGGTAATGAGGAGGGTGGCGTTGGATCAATagacaacaataatattttaggTGTACAGCAAAAAGTTATTAgcggcaataataataataacttactTGATGATATATTTAAAACCTGCCCAGCGCCGAACGACAAAACTTTGACTAGTGCTGCCATTACAACCGATGATTTGGACGATTTTAATCCTCGTGCAATCGAGTCGAAGCAGTCACAAGAATTTGGTGATTTCACCTCAGCCTTTGATAGTGGAGCATTGCCTGAATTGCCTACGACGAACATTGTGGGAGCTTCCGATGAATTTGCAGACTTCTCCTCATTTCAAGGAAGTTCGGCTTCCAACACACACAGAGTGTTGGACAATAGTTCGTTGACGACGGCAACTCCAGCTAACGATTCATTTGATTTATTTAGTGGCACCTCGGCCACTTCTGCAGAATCAGCGACGACTGGCGCTTCAACAACTACTGATCTTTTAGCtggtttaggagacttatctaTTCATCAAAGTATGCCAATGg ACAATATCTTACCGCCCATTtcaagcaacaataacagcgaCCTACTCCAACCCATTAGTGCTAGCAacatacaacagcaacaacaggcTTTGGGCGAATCAATAAATAGATCTAGACAAGTTGGCGCGCAAAATGTTGGTGCCACTTGGTCCGAAAACTTAAACACAGGTGATCTGAAAATTGATCTAGACAACTTGTTGAACAGCAAATCAAACAAGTCCAATGTGCCAGCACCATCGATGAATGCGTTAAAAACACAGAGTCCCACGAAACACATAGGCAGTGGTGGTAGTGTTGGTAATAACAACGTGCCATCGACAATGCAAACTACTAGTTTCAATGCGTTTGGCGGCGGCGGCATTTCTCCTTTGACCGGCTCCGGCTTTGGTACGCCGAACGTTGTACAGAATTCCGCAGTACTCCCATCTGCCACAATCGGCATTCCAGGCACTTTCTTTGCCCCAACATCACAAAACATTCCACCTCAATCACAGCAAACAACATCAACACCAGCAGTAACATCACAAATGTTTGCTAATTTTAGTGCAATGAATTTGGAACAACCACAACATCAAAAAAGCGGAggcaatagcaacaataatcAAGTACAAGCGCATGGTTTTGATATATTCCAATGA
- the LOC120766563 gene encoding uncharacterized protein LOC120766563 isoform X1, protein MVDKFISMWKVRELADKVTNVVMNYTEIEGKVREATNDDPWGPTGPLMQELAHATFSYESFPEVMSMLWKRMLQDNKSNWRRTYKSLLLLNYLVRNGSERVVTSSREHIYDLRSLENYTFTDEGGKDQGINVRHKVRELIDFIQDDERLREERKKAKKNKDKYIGMSSDAMGMRSMSAQSGGYNDWRAQRSDFGDNWYSDARGGDRYEDEDAQYEGEREYSDSDSPSPRRANRYNDRSSPADFGIEAKPNSINMNIRPKSALNNTPSSNARQPAAKPVVGSKKIDMGAAANFGKMSPSAAGIHSPTHRDTPISGGDDLIGSNGNEEGGVGSIDNNNILGVQQKVISGNNNNNLLDDIFKTCPAPNDKTLTSAAITTDDLDDFNPRAIESKQSQEFGDFTSAFDSGALPELPTTNIVGASDEFADFSSFQGSSASNTHRVLDNSSLTTATPANDSFDLFSGTSATSAESATTGASTTTDLLAGLGDLSIHQSMPMVDDGIEESLRIKPIPVSIKNTLKHAISTFKSVPKVTCAADATKISKTIQHLFSGGALPGYCTAEKIIGLDKDALDWSEIAAYEYAEILNSLIKLFTREWPDIRSSDSDVQIFNLFRVDCNFAYIYETFYSLNKYLTILDVDGSTTLVSVLTELVNDTQLLPLAFLHICRAQSMTQEFKSELKALPTLKFEEINANVTEFLQIIISLPNRVGNKLGQNLPDAFIPKKYAYKLLRHLLCALNFIFKCEDISYFNLAFCSRLLSRVITNLCNAEEADSKLNEFLKIVDEFAKLPGPRVVIQKIFNSLDSNAIYKAGLAVLLTAPDVDAYRLLGNAVANSDNWQFCFTHTLTIQRTPSSEHALCALVRYLALSDPKLVQVVFKQLLSVWSKRSTLQRLTDKEHLTFGKLLIATAKQLFAEQKDRKLHLLNDNDYKRYLHDILRFHLECADVIQRHIGMKVVEVIFNYMEDPHTKKEDRLHFDYEDVLKLSRGRLITELDSIANNYKIPTKDDVMGAEINLNRLTNLLESFTSETIEISKFVTPNSHSNPHYVSLNSVEKSTKLMELDSDDDEEEHKPYDMSNDTSIVAEKRPKFLLDLIHTLSTKPDNYEVFEAAISAAEPLIRSQLSQQDSSLAIDILRILVSLEMHYYYEDFERTKFKCGVAVCASAPGPSAKYLCREFHTENTCYNANLRILMLQILAAAAKELSGITGETEISTEAALLPTPAKHPRKFHFENEHESRLLTAQRIIRQRLKEKTKRFHGRHKALDTKPVKPNRFHTVAGTFFFSLVRGPRTRQMLYVKPDHIAHDIDTLLLVNFLHTLTVFVLSATNCPLLPVITREVFDLCTFVRFSVETRIRLATLELIGATLVTTPVYVLMTQFGERVAEIQQWLEGLVKSPLFGGETSEECRDIANQILSTCYKLYSTAQTE, encoded by the exons ATGGTTGATAAATTCATTAGCATGTGGAAGGTACGCGAATTGGCTGATAAAGT AACCAATGTCGTTATGAATTATACGGAAATCGAAGGAAAGGTGCGTGAAGCAACAAATGATGATCCCTGGGGACCCACAGGACCTTTAATGCAGGAATTGGCTCATGCAACTTTTTCATATGAAAGTTTTCCGGAAGTCATGTCCATGCTATGGAAACGCATGCTACAAGACAATAAATCTAACTGGCGACGAACTTATAAG AGCTTACTACTGTTGAATTATTTGGTACGTAATGGTTCAGAGCGTGTGGTGACATCATCTCGCGAACATATTTACGACTTACGATCGTTGGAAAACTACACATTCACCGATGAAGGTGGCAAGGATCAGGGTATTAACGTTAGACATAAG GTTAGAGAATTAATAGACTTTATACAGGACGACGAACGTTTGCGCGAAGagcgaaaaaaagcaaaaaagaataAGGATAAATACATAGGTATGAGTAGCGATGCAATGGGCATGCGAAGTATGAGTGCACAAAGTGGTGGTTATAACGATTGGCGTGCACAGCGCAGTGATTTTGGTGACAATTGGT ATTCCGATGCACGCGGTGGTGACCGATACGAAGATGAGGATGCACAGTATGAAGGCGAGCGGGAGTATTCCGATAGTGATTCGCCGAGCCCTAG GAGAGCAAATCGCTACAATGATCGTTCGAGTCCCGCTGATTTTGGCATAGAGGCCAAGCCGAATTCTATTAACATGAATATACGTCCCAAATCCGCTCTCAACAACACTCCATCTAGTAATGCAAGGCAGCCAGCTGCAAAGCCAGTTGTTGGAAGTAAAAAAATTGACATGGGAGCTGCAGCAAACTTTGGTAAAATGTCACCAAGTGCGGCGGGTATACATTCGCCTACTCATCGAGATACGCCCATCAGTGGTGGGGATGATTTAATTGGTAGCAATGGTAATGAGGAGGGTGGCGTTGGATCAATagacaacaataatattttaggTGTACAGCAAAAAGTTATTAgcggcaataataataataacttactTGATGATATATTTAAAACCTGCCCAGCGCCGAACGACAAAACTTTGACTAGTGCTGCCATTACAACCGATGATTTGGACGATTTTAATCCTCGTGCAATCGAGTCGAAGCAGTCACAAGAATTTGGTGATTTCACCTCAGCCTTTGATAGTGGAGCATTGCCTGAATTGCCTACGACGAACATTGTGGGAGCTTCCGATGAATTTGCAGACTTCTCCTCATTTCAAGGAAGTTCGGCTTCCAACACACACAGAGTGTTGGACAATAGTTCGTTGACGACGGCAACTCCAGCTAACGATTCATTTGATTTATTTAGTGGCACCTCGGCCACTTCTGCAGAATCAGCGACGACTGGCGCTTCAACAACTACTGATCTTTTAGCtggtttaggagacttatctaTTCATCAAAGTATGCCAATGg TCGATGATGGCATAGAAGAGAGTCTCAGAATTAAGCCAATACCTGTCAGCATTAAAAATACACTTAAACATGCAATTAGTACATTCAAGTCTGTACCGAAAGTCACCTGCGCAGCAGATGcaacgaaaatttcaaaaacaatccAGCATTTGTTCAGTGGTGGCGCTCTTCCTGGATATTGCACTGCAGAGAAAATTATCGGTCTCGACAAGGATGCCTTGGACTGGTCAGAAATAGCCGCGTATGAGTATGCGGAAATCCTGAATAGCCTTATAAAACTATTTACCCGCGAATGGCCGGATATTCGATCATCAGATAGTGATGTGCAGATATTTAATCTTTTTAGAGTTGATTGCAACTTTGCTTATATTTATGAAACTTTTTATTCGCTCAACAAATATCTGACTATCCTGGACGTAGATGGCTCCACAACCCTAGTATCTGTATTGACGGAGCTCGTGAATGATACTCAGCTATTACCTTTAGCTTTTCTGCATATCTGCCGGGCTCAATCAATGACACAAGAGTTCAAATCGGAATTAAAGGCATTGCCTACGCtgaaatttgaagaaattaatgCGAATGTCacagaatttttgcaaattattatttccCTACCGAATAGAGTAGGCAATAAATTGGGTCAAAACCTGCCAGATGCATTTATACCCAAAAAGTATGCTTATAAACTGCTCAGACATTTACTTTGTGCTTTGAATTTCATCTTCAAGTGCGAAGACATTTCGTATTTTAACTTGGCATTTTGCAGCCGGCTACTAAGTCGTGTAATAACGAATTTATGTAATGCCGAAGAAGCTGACAGCAAGCTAaatgagtttttgaaaattgtcgACGAGTTCGCTAAGTTACCAGGACCGCGTGTTGTAatacagaaaatttttaattcattggACTCGAATGCTATATATAAAGCGGGCTTGGCTGTACTGCTTACAGCGCCAGACGTTGATGCGTATCGCTTGCTTGGTAATGCTGTAGCCAATTCAGACAACTGGCAATTTTGTTTCACACATACATTGACGATACAACGCACGCCGAGTTCCGAGCATGCTCTTTGCGCCTTAGTCCGCTATTTAGCATTGAGCGATCCGAAGCTGGTACAGGTAGTCTTTAAACAACTGCTTAGTGTTTGGTCGAAACGTTCTACCCTACAGAGACTAACAGATAAGGAGCATTTAACGTTTGGCAAATTACTTATAGCTACTGCTAAACAATTATTTGCCGAACAGAAAGACAGAAAGTTACATCTGTTAAATGACAACGACTACAAACGTTATCTCCATGATATTTTACGTTTTCATTTGGAATGCGCGGACGTGATTCAAAGGCATATTGGCATGAAGGTGGTGGAGGTAATATTCAATTACATGGAAGATCCACACACAAAAAAGGAGGATCGTTTGCATTTTGATTATGAAGATGTATTAAAGTTGTCACGTGGCAGATTGATAACGGAACTTGATAGTATAGCAAATAACTACAAAATACCTACGAAAGACGATGTAATGGGCgcagaaattaatttaaatagatTAACAAATTTATTAGAAAGTTTCACAAGCGAAACGATTGAAATATCGAAATTTGTTACACCGAACTCTCATTCAAACCCTCATTATGTTTCTTTGAATAGTGTTGAAAAATCAACGAAACTAATGGAACTAGATTCTGATGATGACGAGGAAGAACATAAACCTTACGATATGTCTAACGACACGTCAATCGTAGCAGAAAAACGCCCCAAGTTTCTACTGGACTTGATACACACTTTGAGCACAAAACCAGATAACTATGAAGTCTTTGAGGCTGCCATATCTGCAGCAGAACCGTTGATACGTTCACAGTTATCGCAACAAGACTCCAGTCTTGCCATTGACATTTTACGTATCTTGGTATCACTTGAAATGCATTATTATTATGAGGACTTCGAACGGACGAAATTCAAATGTGGCGTGGCAGTTTGTGCTTCTGCACCAGGGCCCTCTGCAAAGTATCTATGCCGGGAATTTCACACCGAGAATACATGCTATAATGCCAATTTGCGAATTCTAATGCTACAAATTTTGGCTGCCGCTGCCAAAGAACTTTCCGGTATAACAGGAGAAACGGAAATTTCCACCGAAGCAGCATTGCTACCAACTCCAGCGAAACACCCGCGCAAATTTCACTTCGAAAATGAACACGAATCTCGTTTACTGACAGCTCAACGAATAATACGACAACGCCTAAAAGAGAAAACTAAGCGATTTCACGGCCGTCACAAAGCGTTGGACACAAAGCCCGTAAAACCAAATCGTTTCCACACTGTAGCAGGcacatttttcttttcacttGTTCGTGGTCCACGCACTCGACAGATGTTGTACGTGAAGCCCGATCATATAGCGCATGACATTGATACATTATTGCTGGTTAATTTTCTACATACACTAACTGTATTTGTGTTAAGTGCCACGAATTGCCCCCTTCTCCCCGTCATCACTCGAGAAGTTTTtgatttatgtacatttgtgcGGTTCAGCGTAGAGACACGCATTCGACTGGCCACGTTGGAACTTATCGGTGCCACTTTGGTGACCACACCGGTATATGTTCTTATGACACAGTTTGGGGAGCGCGTTGCGGAAATACAACAATGGCTGGAAGGTTTAGTTAAATCACCACTATTTGGAGGCGAAACTTCAGAAGAATGTCGTGATATCGCTAATCAAATTCTGAGTACTTGCTATAAATTATACTCCACAGCACAAACTGAGTAA